From the genome of Candidatus Desulfarcum epimagneticum, one region includes:
- a CDS encoding C4-dicarboxylate ABC transporter substrate-binding protein, whose protein sequence is MLKRSFVFASSALVFALFLLWGGPLESRAETVKLTYSNFFPPSHAQSKLAMEWCRRVEKETEGRVRIDYFPGQTLTKGKVCYDGVVNGLSDVGMSVLGYTRGRFPIMEVGDLPLGQGGGRVATATVNEVYQKMRPREFSDTQVMYLHAHGPGLLHTRKKAVRRLEDLKGMKIRCHGSNLKIARALGATPVAKPMPMTYPLLQKGVVDGSMYPLEANKGWKLAEVIDYATLCYSAAYTTTFFVVMNKDKWAMISPADQEKIQKVNEEWIEKTGEAWEAADQEGLRFLKEKKVELVRLDETESARWAEAAAPVIDEYVANARKKGLDGEKALGFALEAVKKYRKRYGVK, encoded by the coding sequence ATGTTGAAGAGATCGTTTGTTTTTGCTTCGAGCGCGCTGGTTTTCGCCCTTTTCCTTTTATGGGGAGGGCCTTTGGAGTCCCGGGCCGAAACGGTCAAGCTGACCTATTCCAATTTTTTCCCTCCCTCCCACGCCCAGTCAAAGCTGGCCATGGAATGGTGCCGAAGAGTGGAGAAGGAGACCGAAGGCCGGGTGAGAATCGACTACTTTCCCGGCCAGACCCTGACCAAGGGAAAGGTGTGCTACGACGGGGTGGTCAACGGCTTAAGCGATGTGGGCATGTCGGTTCTGGGCTACACCCGGGGCCGTTTTCCCATCATGGAGGTCGGGGACCTTCCGCTGGGACAAGGCGGCGGCCGGGTGGCCACGGCCACGGTGAACGAGGTCTATCAAAAGATGAGGCCCCGGGAGTTTTCAGACACGCAGGTCATGTATCTCCACGCCCACGGCCCGGGCCTTCTCCACACCCGGAAAAAGGCGGTGAGGCGCCTGGAGGATTTAAAGGGCATGAAAATCCGGTGCCACGGCTCCAACCTGAAAATCGCCCGGGCGCTGGGCGCCACGCCGGTGGCCAAGCCCATGCCCATGACCTACCCGCTGCTTCAGAAAGGGGTGGTGGACGGCTCCATGTATCCCCTGGAGGCCAACAAGGGATGGAAACTGGCCGAAGTTATTGATTATGCGACCCTTTGCTATTCAGCGGCCTACACCACGACTTTTTTCGTGGTCATGAACAAGGACAAGTGGGCCATGATCTCCCCGGCGGACCAGGAAAAAATCCAAAAGGTCAATGAGGAATGGATCGAGAAAACCGGCGAGGCTTGGGAAGCCGCCGACCAGGAGGGGTTGCGGTTTTTAAAGGAGAAAAAAGTCGAGCTTGTCCGCCTGGACGAGACCGAGTCGGCCCGTTGGGCGGAGGCCGCGGCGCCGGTCATTGATGAGTATGTGGCCAACGCCCGGAAGAAGGGCCTGGACGGCGAAAAAGCCCTGGGCTTCGCTTTGGAGGCCGTGAAAAAATACCGGAAACGGTATGGAGTCAAGTGA
- a CDS encoding conserved membrane hypothetical protein (Evidence 4 : Unknown function but conserved in other organisms) — protein MEKIQKAKYFAEDDSKNPPPKNFMDKLVRKFSRPAYVISILILYLIASTALGLALAPALWLFSRILVWAKALPSLLSWIILGFGAAVCSFVFGFALLVVVALYNRILPTRVRAFKGGYYSLRAVPWFLHNGLFYLVRFTFLPFVTLTPFGVWFLKAMGMKIGRHSFINTEYISDPQNITLGDDVTIGGSARIFAHYGGHGNLVVSPVTIGNRATIGLGATVMGDVQVGADATILAHSVLMPGSRVGKGETWRGVPAQRVSKEEMECFKESIRLGPMDLTGRKCF, from the coding sequence GTGGAAAAAATCCAAAAAGCAAAATATTTTGCCGAAGACGATTCAAAGAATCCCCCTCCCAAAAACTTTATGGATAAGCTGGTGAGGAAATTCTCACGGCCGGCCTACGTCATTTCCATCCTCATTCTCTACCTGATCGCGTCCACGGCCCTGGGTCTGGCGCTGGCGCCCGCCCTGTGGCTCTTCAGCCGGATATTGGTCTGGGCCAAGGCCCTGCCCTCCTTGCTCTCGTGGATCATTCTGGGCTTTGGCGCGGCAGTGTGTTCTTTTGTCTTTGGTTTCGCCCTTCTGGTGGTGGTGGCCCTTTACAACCGGATTCTGCCCACCCGGGTCCGGGCCTTCAAAGGGGGGTACTATTCCCTGCGGGCCGTGCCCTGGTTTCTGCACAACGGGCTGTTTTACCTGGTCCGTTTCACCTTCCTGCCCTTTGTGACCCTGACCCCCTTCGGCGTCTGGTTCCTCAAGGCCATGGGCATGAAGATCGGGCGGCATTCCTTTATCAACACGGAGTATATCTCCGACCCCCAGAACATCACCCTGGGAGACGATGTGACCATCGGCGGCAGCGCGCGAATTTTTGCCCACTATGGGGGCCATGGCAATCTTGTCGTCTCCCCGGTGACCATCGGAAACCGGGCCACCATCGGGCTTGGGGCCACGGTCATGGGCGATGTCCAGGTCGGCGCCGACGCCACCATCCTGGCCCATTCGGTCCTGATGCCCGGCAGCCGCGTGGGAAAAGGCGAGACATGGCGCGGCGTCCCGGCCCAGCGGGTGTCCAAAGAAGAGATGGAGTGTTTCAAGGAAAGCATTCGATTGGGTCCCATGGATCTGACAGGCCGGAAATGTTTCTAA
- the yngF gene encoding putative enoyl-CoA hydratase/isomerase YngF (Evidence 3 : Putative function from multiple computational evidences): MSDSIILSEKKNGVAVVSLNRPKVMNSFSFELLHALRDEVEALGADREVRVIIITGAGNKAFCAGADLKERATLTPEQVREFILCIRNLFTYIELLGKPVIAAVNGIALGGGTELALAGDIRIASKNASMGLTETRLAIIPGAGGTQRLPRLVGRGKAKELIFTGRRVGAGEALEIGLVNRICEPESLLDEAREMAAMICETGPIAIEQAKYAINYGLETDITTGLAIESNAYWTVIPTEDRLEGLAAFREKRKPVYKGR, translated from the coding sequence TTGAGCGATTCGATCATTTTAAGCGAGAAAAAAAACGGCGTGGCCGTGGTGTCTTTGAACCGGCCGAAAGTCATGAATTCCTTCAGCTTCGAGCTGCTCCACGCGCTTCGGGACGAGGTGGAGGCGCTGGGGGCCGACCGGGAGGTCCGGGTCATCATCATCACCGGGGCCGGGAACAAGGCGTTTTGCGCGGGCGCGGACTTAAAGGAGCGGGCCACCCTCACCCCGGAGCAGGTCCGGGAGTTCATCCTTTGCATTCGAAATCTTTTCACCTATATTGAGCTTCTGGGCAAGCCGGTCATCGCGGCGGTGAACGGCATCGCCCTGGGAGGCGGGACTGAGCTGGCCCTGGCCGGCGACATCCGCATCGCCTCCAAAAACGCCTCCATGGGGCTCACCGAAACCCGGCTGGCCATCATACCAGGCGCCGGCGGCACCCAGCGGCTTCCCAGGCTGGTGGGCCGGGGAAAAGCCAAGGAGCTGATTTTCACCGGCCGCCGGGTGGGGGCCGGGGAGGCGCTTGAAATCGGCCTGGTCAACCGGATCTGCGAGCCGGAGAGTCTTCTGGACGAGGCCCGGGAAATGGCCGCCATGATCTGCGAGACCGGGCCCATCGCCATCGAGCAGGCCAAATACGCCATCAATTACGGTTTGGAAACGGATATCACCACGGGTCTTGCCATCGAGTCCAACGCTTACTGGACGGTGATTCCCACCGAGGACCGCCTGGAGGGCCTGGCCGCCTTCCGGGAGAAGAGGAAGCCGGTTTACAAAGGCAGATAA
- a CDS encoding conserved hypothetical protein (Evidence 4 : Unknown function but conserved in other organisms) → MELFEKLKNKISRDPNIRFALVFGSRAAGTHRKNSDLDVALYFESPPEGLGLLEMVHEYSEHMGVETDIVILNRASAFLRHHALKHGVRLWIADPDLFRAFREKTMIDYDMYLRVSGMGQYD, encoded by the coding sequence ATGGAACTGTTTGAAAAACTCAAAAATAAAATCAGTCGAGACCCGAATATTCGATTCGCCCTGGTCTTCGGATCCCGGGCCGCCGGGACCCACAGGAAAAACAGCGACCTGGACGTGGCCCTTTATTTCGAGAGCCCTCCGGAGGGGCTTGGGCTTTTGGAGATGGTCCATGAATATTCCGAGCATATGGGCGTGGAGACCGACATTGTGATCTTGAATCGGGCCTCGGCTTTTTTGCGCCACCACGCGCTGAAGCACGGCGTTCGCCTGTGGATCGCCGACCCGGATCTTTTTCGGGCGTTCAGGGAAAAAACCATGATTGACTACGACATGTATCTGCGGGTGTCGGGGATGGGACAGTATGATTGA
- a CDS encoding conserved membrane hypothetical protein (Evidence 4 : Unknown function but conserved in other organisms), producing the protein MSARTERVFDGLVASLKALGAFSIAAMMLLTCADVIMRAFGRPIEGAVEISGFLATVALACAMPHTHREKGHVGVDMVMRRLPGRIRAAVDVKTGILSAIVFGVISRQSFLYAGDLKRSGEMSMTLEFPSYVFVYFIAFAFAVLTLLIFADIIRSFKKAFEK; encoded by the coding sequence GTGAGCGCGCGGACCGAAAGAGTCTTTGACGGCCTGGTCGCCTCCCTGAAGGCCCTGGGCGCCTTTTCCATCGCCGCCATGATGCTTCTCACCTGCGCCGACGTGATCATGCGGGCCTTCGGGCGCCCCATTGAGGGGGCGGTGGAGATTTCGGGATTTCTGGCCACAGTGGCCCTGGCCTGCGCCATGCCCCACACCCACCGGGAAAAGGGGCATGTGGGGGTGGACATGGTCATGCGGCGGCTGCCCGGCCGGATTCGCGCGGCGGTGGATGTGAAAACCGGGATTTTGTCGGCCATTGTCTTTGGGGTCATTTCCCGGCAGTCCTTTCTGTACGCCGGGGATCTGAAAAGAAGCGGCGAGATGTCCATGACCCTGGAGTTTCCCAGTTATGTGTTCGTGTATTTTATCGCCTTCGCCTTCGCGGTTTTGACCCTGCTGATTTTCGCGGACATCATTCGATCCTTTAAAAAGGCATTTGAAAAATGA
- the aguA gene encoding putative agmatine deiminase (Evidence 3 : Putative function from multiple computational evidences), whose translation MLTRRHFLKRAGVLAGGLLTGRFARAGGEKWFMPHEGALHERSWMAFGASPGIWGRELVDEARRSLAAIARAVSRYEPVSMLVRPREIGLAREWVGDRVELIPCPLDDLWIRDSGPVFVVSQTGEKAAVDFNFNGWGNKQTHARDARVAKLVTARAGVKSLETPLVLEGGGVETDGQGTALIAESCVLNPNRNPGMSKTRFEELIKPLLGIEKIIWLPGVRGQDITDGHVDFYARFARPGVVLAGLDPDPASLDHEISRRHLEILASATDARNRRLHIIVIEGPRTGREWFDSPDFAAGYMGFYVCDGAVIMQEFGDSRADTAARAAIQRAFPGRIVEPVNADGLAAGGGSVHCATQQEPRV comes from the coding sequence ATGCTCACCCGAAGACATTTCTTAAAACGCGCCGGGGTCCTGGCCGGAGGCCTTCTCACGGGCCGTTTCGCCCGGGCCGGCGGCGAAAAATGGTTCATGCCCCATGAGGGCGCCTTACATGAGCGCTCCTGGATGGCGTTCGGCGCAAGCCCCGGAATCTGGGGCCGGGAGCTGGTGGACGAGGCGCGGCGAAGTCTGGCGGCCATCGCCCGCGCCGTTTCCCGCTATGAGCCGGTTTCCATGCTGGTCCGGCCCCGGGAAATCGGCCTGGCCCGGGAATGGGTCGGGGACCGGGTCGAGCTGATTCCCTGCCCGCTGGATGATCTGTGGATCCGGGACTCCGGGCCGGTGTTCGTGGTTTCCCAAACCGGCGAAAAGGCGGCCGTGGATTTCAATTTCAACGGCTGGGGAAACAAACAGACCCACGCCCGGGACGCCCGGGTGGCGAAGCTCGTGACGGCCCGGGCCGGCGTCAAATCTCTGGAGACCCCCCTGGTCCTGGAGGGAGGCGGCGTTGAGACGGACGGACAGGGAACGGCCCTCATCGCCGAAAGCTGCGTATTGAACCCCAACCGGAACCCGGGGATGTCCAAAACACGGTTTGAGGAGCTGATCAAGCCCCTTTTGGGAATCGAAAAAATCATCTGGCTGCCCGGGGTCCGGGGACAGGACATCACCGACGGGCACGTGGATTTTTACGCCCGGTTCGCCCGGCCCGGCGTGGTTCTGGCCGGGCTGGACCCTGACCCGGCCTCCCTGGACCACGAAATCTCCCGGCGTCATCTGGAAATCCTTGCCTCGGCCACAGACGCCCGAAATCGAAGGCTTCACATCATCGTCATTGAAGGGCCCCGAACCGGGCGGGAATGGTTCGACTCCCCGGATTTCGCCGCCGGCTACATGGGATTTTATGTGTGCGACGGCGCGGTCATCATGCAGGAGTTCGGAGACTCCCGAGCCGACACGGCCGCCCGGGCGGCCATCCAACGCGCCTTCCCGGGCCGGATCGTGGAGCCGGTCAACGCGGACGGTCTGGCCGCCGGAGGCGGAAGCGTCCACTGCGCCACCCAGCAGGAGCCCCGGGTTTAA
- the yngJ gene encoding putative acyl-CoA dehydrogenase YngJ (Evidence 3 : Putative function from multiple computational evidences), which translates to MDFDLTREQQMIRSEVRKFAEAEIAPVAGELDEKEEFSADLTRKMGEIGLFGMFVSDEFQGQGMDYISYIIAVEEIARVDGSQAATVAAGNSLGIGPIYYFGNEEQKKKYLPKLCSGEGLWGFGLTEPSAGSDAGGSKTTAVKDGSEWVINGSKIFITNAACDMSMGVTVQAVTDSGETGKKQHTCFLVEHGTPGFKAVPMHKKMMWRSSNTAELYFDNVRVPEKNILGRPGDGFKQMLMTLDGGRLSIGSMGLGGAQGAFDKAMKYARERTQFGQPISKFQAVAFKLADCAMEIECGRNLLYKACWLKDHHRPFEKEAAMSKLYCSELMGRVANHAVQIHGGYGLMKEYDVERFYRDQKLLDIGEGTSEVQRLVISRHIGC; encoded by the coding sequence TTGGATTTTGATCTTACCAGAGAACAGCAGATGATCCGCTCCGAGGTGCGGAAATTCGCCGAGGCCGAGATAGCTCCCGTGGCGGGCGAGCTGGACGAGAAAGAGGAATTTTCAGCGGATCTGACCCGGAAAATGGGGGAGATCGGGCTTTTCGGCATGTTTGTCTCAGACGAGTTCCAGGGCCAGGGCATGGACTACATCTCCTATATCATCGCCGTGGAGGAGATCGCCCGGGTGGACGGATCGCAGGCGGCGACGGTGGCGGCCGGGAATTCCCTGGGAATCGGCCCTATTTATTACTTCGGCAATGAAGAGCAGAAAAAGAAATACCTTCCCAAGCTGTGCTCCGGGGAGGGGCTGTGGGGATTCGGGCTCACCGAGCCCTCGGCCGGGTCCGACGCCGGGGGAAGCAAGACCACGGCCGTCAAAGACGGCTCTGAATGGGTGATCAACGGCTCCAAGATATTTATCACCAACGCGGCGTGCGACATGTCCATGGGGGTCACGGTTCAGGCGGTGACCGACTCCGGAGAGACGGGCAAAAAGCAGCACACCTGTTTTCTGGTGGAGCACGGAACGCCGGGTTTCAAGGCCGTTCCCATGCACAAGAAGATGATGTGGCGCTCCTCCAACACCGCTGAGCTGTACTTTGACAATGTCCGGGTGCCGGAAAAAAACATCCTGGGCCGGCCCGGCGACGGATTCAAGCAGATGCTCATGACCCTGGACGGCGGCCGGCTCTCCATCGGCTCCATGGGACTGGGCGGCGCCCAGGGGGCCTTTGACAAGGCCATGAAGTACGCCAGAGAAAGGACCCAGTTCGGGCAGCCCATCTCCAAATTCCAGGCCGTGGCCTTCAAGCTGGCCGACTGCGCCATGGAAATCGAGTGCGGCCGGAACCTGCTTTACAAGGCCTGCTGGCTCAAGGACCACCACCGCCCCTTTGAGAAAGAGGCGGCCATGTCCAAGCTGTACTGTTCGGAGCTGATGGGCCGGGTGGCCAACCACGCCGTTCAGATCCACGGGGGCTACGGCCTGATGAAGGAGTATGACGTGGAGCGCTTCTACCGGGACCAGAAACTGCTGGACATCGGGGAGGGAACGTCGGAGGTGCAGCGTCTGGTCATCTCCCGGCACATCGGGTGTTAG
- a CDS encoding conserved exported hypothetical protein (Evidence 4 : Unknown function but conserved in other organisms): MNRHKIKRVLISGLLSALLFSQGAWAGGHDSRHDLADWTVRLGAVGMVKPAYEGSSDYEFQVFPMIDAAWKNVFFNARRGLGAYVWDRDGLKIGLSLGWIFGRDEGDSPDLTGLGDLDGGLSALASAKWRLGDLSLGLRYESQATGESAGFQIHADAGYAIQIGRKILLRPSAKAAFSSDGYMEKHFGVSASQSDRSGLAAYDARAGLKSAGLGIMALYRIDRRWGIQTMASLERLMGDAADSPVTREENTYFLSLGFSYMF; encoded by the coding sequence ATGAATCGACACAAGATAAAACGGGTTTTGATTTCAGGACTGTTATCGGCGCTTTTGTTTTCCCAGGGGGCCTGGGCCGGCGGCCATGACTCCAGACACGATCTTGCGGATTGGACCGTCCGGCTGGGCGCCGTGGGAATGGTCAAACCCGCCTATGAGGGCTCCAGCGATTATGAGTTTCAAGTCTTTCCCATGATCGACGCGGCCTGGAAAAACGTGTTTTTTAACGCCCGCCGGGGACTGGGGGCCTATGTGTGGGACCGCGACGGCCTTAAGATCGGCCTGTCCCTGGGCTGGATTTTCGGCCGGGACGAAGGCGACTCCCCGGACCTGACCGGGCTCGGGGATCTGGACGGCGGTCTTTCGGCGCTGGCGTCGGCGAAGTGGCGCCTGGGGGATCTCTCCCTCGGCCTTCGGTATGAAAGCCAGGCCACAGGAGAAAGCGCCGGGTTCCAGATTCACGCCGACGCGGGATACGCCATTCAAATCGGGCGAAAAATCCTGCTCAGGCCGTCGGCCAAAGCCGCCTTTTCAAGCGACGGGTATATGGAAAAACATTTCGGCGTCTCGGCCTCCCAGTCGGATCGCTCCGGCCTGGCCGCGTATGACGCCCGGGCCGGACTCAAATCCGCCGGGCTTGGAATCATGGCCCTTTACCGGATCGACCGCCGCTGGGGCATCCAGACCATGGCGTCTTTGGAGCGGCTTATGGGCGACGCCGCGGACAGCCCCGTGACCCGGGAAGAAAACACATATTTTTTAAGCCTTGGATTTTCTTATATGTTTTAA
- a CDS encoding XRE family transcriptional regulator: MAKDDSAPHINVDIFEDLTGEIAPPEPESEEDIGERIKAIREKRGLDLEDIAKITGFSVAFLSDMESSASQPQLGDIIKLSKALDSAFGDLVSKAGSAPYAITRKNEGAAVAGAGARGGGQAYLYKSLAADVKDRSMESFIVQLEAHPEDEMSLHEGEEFIYVLNGEVSLKIGTDEFVLNPGDSAYYLSATPHLITAARDKATIIAVIYGR; this comes from the coding sequence ATGGCCAAAGACGACAGCGCCCCGCACATCAATGTGGATATTTTTGAGGACCTGACCGGAGAGATAGCGCCGCCCGAGCCGGAAAGCGAGGAGGACATCGGCGAGCGGATCAAAGCCATACGCGAGAAAAGGGGGCTTGATCTGGAGGATATCGCAAAGATCACCGGCTTCAGCGTGGCCTTTTTGTCCGACATGGAGTCCAGCGCGTCCCAGCCCCAGCTCGGCGACATCATCAAACTCTCAAAGGCGCTGGACAGCGCCTTCGGCGACCTGGTCTCAAAGGCGGGCTCCGCTCCTTACGCCATCACCCGGAAAAACGAGGGCGCGGCCGTGGCCGGGGCCGGCGCCCGCGGCGGCGGGCAGGCGTACCTGTACAAAAGCCTGGCGGCCGATGTGAAAGACCGCAGCATGGAGTCTTTCATCGTGCAGCTGGAGGCCCACCCGGAAGACGAGATGTCTTTGCATGAGGGCGAGGAGTTCATCTATGTGCTCAACGGCGAGGTGTCCCTTAAGATCGGGACGGACGAGTTCGTCCTCAATCCCGGGGACAGCGCCTATTACCTGTCCGCCACTCCCCATCTGATCACGGCCGCCCGGGACAAGGCGACCATCATCGCGGTGATTTACGGCAGGTAG
- a CDS encoding Pyruvate carboxyltransferase — translation MTEYDYWKVFPRMPKKVVVGDITVRDGFQHEEKFVSTAAKIFYLEELIFAGCRDIEVTNLGNPYLMPQFRDAEKLLAHLRSDRFKSRCERKGINYDDICLTVITIRESAVNRAIELRQKGVGPDRLLMMVSTEEQHHFANSGTTLPDYWAEAERCIQKCNDAGMKMCGTVSTIWGSPIGGATDMKDAVEFAKRWLEIGAHDIEHADHDGSASAHDVYRYFSMVLDAMPDTDLHIAHFHETKRMASASILASLQAGITHFEATLGGLGGQPANFLDDCPTKGTGDYYYDDPRYVGLVCLEDTLVQIDEMGIEHGYDVDRVLWLGRQMEKTMGRRLRSEAAINGRTLKEGHMQYARPGLAKRKEKLEETPDQNFPSHWGPKAKLP, via the coding sequence ATGACTGAATATGATTACTGGAAAGTTTTTCCCCGGATGCCGAAAAAAGTCGTTGTCGGGGACATCACGGTGAGGGACGGGTTTCAGCACGAGGAAAAATTCGTCTCAACAGCGGCCAAGATTTTTTACTTGGAAGAGCTGATATTCGCCGGATGCCGGGATATTGAGGTGACCAACCTGGGCAACCCCTATCTCATGCCCCAGTTCCGGGACGCGGAGAAGCTGCTTGCGCATTTAAGAAGCGACCGCTTCAAAAGCCGGTGCGAGCGCAAAGGAATCAATTACGACGACATCTGCCTCACCGTCATCACCATCCGGGAGTCCGCCGTGAACCGGGCCATTGAGCTGAGGCAGAAGGGCGTCGGCCCGGACCGCCTTTTGATGATGGTCTCCACCGAGGAGCAGCATCATTTCGCCAATTCGGGCACCACTTTGCCGGACTACTGGGCCGAGGCCGAGCGCTGCATTCAGAAATGCAACGACGCCGGCATGAAGATGTGCGGCACCGTGAGCACCATATGGGGAAGCCCCATCGGCGGCGCCACCGACATGAAGGACGCGGTGGAGTTCGCCAAACGCTGGCTGGAAATCGGCGCCCATGACATTGAGCACGCCGATCATGACGGAAGCGCCTCGGCCCACGATGTGTACCGGTATTTTTCCATGGTCCTGGACGCCATGCCCGACACGGATCTGCATATCGCCCATTTCCATGAGACCAAGCGCATGGCCTCGGCCTCGATCCTGGCTTCCCTCCAGGCCGGAATCACCCATTTCGAGGCCACCCTGGGCGGACTCGGGGGACAGCCCGCCAACTTCCTGGACGACTGCCCCACAAAGGGCACCGGGGACTATTACTATGACGACCCCCGGTATGTGGGCCTGGTGTGCCTGGAGGACACCCTGGTTCAGATTGACGAAATGGGCATTGAGCACGGGTACGACGTGGATCGGGTTCTGTGGCTGGGCCGGCAGATGGAAAAAACCATGGGCCGCAGACTGCGCTCCGAGGCCGCCATCAACGGCCGGACCCTGAAAGAGGGCCACATGCAGTACGCCCGTCCGGGGCTGGCCAAACGCAAGGAAAAGCTGGAGGAGACGCCGGACCAGAATTTCCCGTCCCACTGGGGCCCGAAGGCCAAACTGCCCTGA
- a CDS encoding conserved hypothetical protein (Evidence 4 : Unknown function but conserved in other organisms) — protein MIDLKLTERKLRKIEEFLREIEAQKAPGSYEAFSGDVVFKRFVERNIELAIEKMIDVCRHVVSGLDLREPETYAECFEILSESGALAEKEADIFKSMVRYRNMMIHSYDGVDDGVTYGVYQKHLDDFRLFIRAIRNFLASEKAAVGSRA, from the coding sequence ATGATTGATCTGAAACTGACGGAAAGAAAACTGCGCAAAATCGAGGAGTTTTTGCGGGAGATTGAGGCCCAGAAAGCCCCGGGAAGTTATGAGGCGTTTTCCGGGGATGTGGTGTTTAAGCGTTTTGTGGAGCGCAATATTGAGCTTGCCATTGAGAAGATGATTGATGTCTGCCGGCATGTTGTCAGCGGCCTGGATCTCCGCGAGCCTGAAACCTATGCCGAATGTTTTGAAATATTGTCCGAATCCGGCGCCCTGGCGGAAAAAGAGGCGGATATTTTCAAATCCATGGTCCGGTATCGGAATATGATGATTCATTCATACGACGGCGTGGATGATGGGGTCACATACGGCGTCTATCAGAAACATCTGGATGATTTTCGGCTTTTTATTCGGGCCATCCGGAATTTTCTGGCCTCGGAGAAGGCCGCCGTCGGGAGCCGGGCCTGA
- a CDS encoding conserved exported hypothetical protein (Evidence 4 : Unknown function but conserved in other organisms), whose translation MKKKRLLNPCFFLLLAAFTFSFPWSPVAGVGAKERPVLAMSGNTGALGQIIAPIRNPLSKQPCPSMARQRTYFLRIAPLGHILSEKNAIQDQAILGTKPYVFLTTPEHICGKSLLEIYLNIGYEAEDIIKWQKDADMVAIVFRYPRDIVFCEERNGLLPEPWNRRVYSPTWDNVFSIFSKLASNAEIKPGKKGEFSPDRMFFRSEETRRFVLGFSRKSRETIKKTPYDALRVGGGAHWRYRDLLEKKLSIFEHFRGNGRTINEVFDPNGKIKHSGIPEFVGPNKRVKDLPEVAVIHLGRLQIQDPYSKK comes from the coding sequence ATGAAAAAAAAGCGTCTGCTCAATCCGTGTTTTTTTCTTCTGCTGGCCGCATTCACCTTTTCTTTTCCATGGTCGCCCGTCGCCGGCGTTGGCGCCAAAGAACGGCCTGTGCTCGCCATGTCCGGAAACACCGGCGCCCTGGGACAAATCATCGCTCCCATCCGGAACCCCTTGAGCAAACAGCCATGCCCATCCATGGCCCGGCAGCGAACCTATTTCCTTCGCATCGCCCCTCTCGGGCATATTCTGTCCGAAAAAAACGCCATCCAGGACCAGGCCATCCTGGGGACCAAACCCTACGTTTTTTTAACCACCCCCGAACACATTTGCGGAAAATCCCTTCTGGAGATTTATTTAAACATCGGGTATGAGGCCGAGGATATCATCAAATGGCAAAAAGACGCGGATATGGTGGCCATCGTCTTTCGATATCCCCGGGACATCGTGTTCTGTGAAGAAAGAAACGGCTTGCTTCCGGAGCCCTGGAACCGCCGGGTCTATTCCCCCACGTGGGACAATGTCTTTTCCATATTTTCAAAACTGGCCTCAAACGCCGAAATCAAGCCGGGAAAAAAGGGGGAATTTTCTCCTGACAGGATGTTTTTCAGAAGCGAAGAAACGCGGCGTTTTGTTTTGGGGTTTTCACGAAAATCCAGGGAAACCATCAAAAAAACCCCCTATGACGCGCTGCGGGTCGGCGGAGGCGCTCACTGGAGATACCGGGACCTTCTGGAAAAAAAATTAAGCATTTTTGAGCATTTCAGGGGAAATGGCCGCACCATCAACGAGGTCTTTGATCCGAACGGAAAAATAAAACACAGCGGAATCCCGGAATTTGTGGGTCCCAACAAACGAGTCAAAGATCTTCCGGAAGTGGCCGTGATCCATTTGGGACGCCTTCAAATCCAGGACCCCTATTCCAAAAAATAG